In the genome of Pseudarthrobacter sp. IC2-21, one region contains:
- a CDS encoding LamB/YcsF family protein, whose protein sequence is MDLNADLGESFGSWTMGDDAAMFPLVTSANVACGFHAGDPVTMLDSCRAAFELDVTVGAHVGYRDLAGFGRRSLDMSFDELFGDVLYQLGALDGVAHAVGASVDYVKPHGALYNRLVHDEEQASAVVAAIQAYDPGLPILGLPGSQLLVQAREAGHPVFVEAFVDRAYQADGTLVPRSHEGAVLHEVGPIVERAVRLATKGEVVAVDGTVVQVRPDSLCIHGDTPGAVEMATAVRAGLEAAGVELESFA, encoded by the coding sequence TTGGATCTTAACGCTGACCTCGGCGAATCGTTCGGCTCGTGGACCATGGGCGATGACGCCGCGATGTTCCCCCTGGTGACCAGCGCCAACGTGGCCTGCGGCTTTCACGCGGGGGACCCCGTGACGATGCTCGACAGCTGCCGCGCCGCCTTCGAGCTCGATGTGACCGTGGGTGCGCACGTGGGCTACCGGGACCTGGCCGGCTTTGGCCGCCGGTCCCTGGACATGTCCTTCGACGAGCTTTTCGGGGACGTGCTGTACCAGCTGGGCGCGCTCGACGGCGTGGCGCATGCCGTGGGTGCCTCCGTTGACTACGTCAAGCCGCACGGCGCGCTCTACAACCGTCTGGTGCACGATGAAGAGCAGGCATCAGCCGTGGTGGCAGCCATACAAGCGTACGACCCAGGGCTCCCCATCCTTGGCCTGCCCGGTTCGCAGCTCCTGGTCCAGGCCAGGGAAGCCGGACACCCGGTTTTTGTGGAGGCTTTTGTGGACCGGGCTTACCAGGCGGATGGCACGCTGGTGCCCCGCTCGCATGAGGGCGCCGTCCTGCATGAGGTCGGCCCCATCGTGGAGCGCGCAGTTCGGCTCGCAACCAAGGGGGAGGTCGTGGCCGTGGACGGAACCGTCGTCCAGGTCCGGCCGGATTCGCTGTGCATCCACGGCGATACCCCGGGTGCTGTAGAGATGGCCACCGCGGTCCGGGCCGGGCTCGAAGCCGCCGGTGTCGAGTTGGAGTCCTTCGCCTAG
- a CDS encoding DUF445 domain-containing protein: MQVNSEPTTRQSPSRPPRADPLRAKNGAAVVGQHLSAGDAEKAAALRKMKLVALGLLIGMAVIFVFAFALQKEYPWLQYVRAAAEGGMVGALADWFAVTALFKYPMGIKIPHTAIIPRRKDQIGASLGEFVETNFLSEQVVQEKLASVDVARKAGAWLSGPGGAERVAKEGAAVIRGAFKVLNDDDVQAVIESMVRKHLLTPPWGPPVGRLAERIFADGHHHTLVDLLVDRTVDWVRDNHETVSRLVSDRSPQWVPQFVDGLVGDKVYVEILKFTKAVQADPQHQVRQSIDTYLTSLAQDLQHDPVMIARAEGIKAQVLGDPEVRELASRTWGTIKAALLSAVDDPHSELTVKFKAAVHDFGTRLVVDPDLAGKVNAWIGDAAGYLVRTYRSDIAGVITDTVARWDAEETSQKIELQVGKDLQFIRINGTVVGSLAGLAIFSAAHLVFG, encoded by the coding sequence ATGCAGGTGAACTCTGAGCCAACTACCCGTCAGTCTCCATCCCGGCCCCCGCGTGCGGACCCGCTGAGGGCGAAGAACGGGGCCGCCGTCGTCGGTCAGCACCTCAGTGCCGGCGACGCTGAAAAGGCGGCGGCGCTGCGGAAGATGAAGCTGGTGGCGCTGGGCCTGCTCATTGGCATGGCCGTCATTTTTGTCTTCGCGTTCGCGCTGCAGAAGGAGTACCCGTGGCTGCAGTATGTCCGCGCCGCGGCTGAGGGCGGCATGGTGGGCGCGCTGGCCGACTGGTTCGCCGTGACCGCACTGTTCAAGTACCCCATGGGCATCAAGATCCCGCACACCGCCATTATCCCGCGCCGCAAGGACCAGATCGGGGCGTCACTGGGCGAGTTTGTTGAGACCAATTTTCTGTCCGAGCAGGTGGTCCAGGAGAAGCTCGCGTCGGTGGACGTAGCCCGGAAGGCCGGCGCGTGGCTGTCCGGTCCCGGCGGCGCCGAGCGCGTGGCCAAGGAAGGGGCCGCGGTCATCCGCGGCGCCTTCAAGGTACTCAACGACGACGACGTGCAGGCCGTGATCGAGTCGATGGTCCGCAAGCATCTGCTCACTCCGCCGTGGGGGCCTCCGGTGGGACGCCTCGCTGAGCGGATCTTCGCTGACGGACACCACCACACCCTGGTGGACCTGCTCGTGGACCGGACGGTGGACTGGGTCCGGGACAACCACGAAACGGTGAGCCGGCTGGTGTCTGACCGGTCCCCGCAGTGGGTCCCGCAGTTCGTGGACGGGCTCGTGGGCGACAAGGTGTATGTCGAAATCCTCAAGTTCACCAAGGCCGTCCAGGCCGATCCGCAGCACCAGGTCCGGCAGTCCATCGACACCTACCTGACGTCGCTCGCGCAGGACCTGCAGCACGACCCCGTGATGATCGCCCGGGCCGAAGGCATTAAGGCGCAGGTCCTGGGCGATCCCGAGGTCCGGGAGCTGGCGTCCCGCACGTGGGGCACCATCAAGGCTGCGCTGCTCAGCGCCGTAGACGATCCGCACAGCGAACTGACCGTCAAGTTCAAGGCCGCCGTGCACGATTTCGGCACCCGCCTGGTGGTTGATCCCGACCTGGCCGGCAAGGTGAACGCCTGGATCGGCGACGCCGCCGGCTACCTGGTCCGCACCTACCGCTCGGACATCGCCGGGGTCATCACGGACACCGTGGCGCGGTGGGACGCCGAGGAAACCTCACAGAAGATCGAGCTCCAGGTGGGCAAGGACCTGCAGTTCATCCGGATCAACGGCACGGTGGTGGGCTCCCTCGCCGGGCTGGCCATCTTCAGCGCGGCCCACCTGGTGTTCGGCTAG
- a CDS encoding glycerophosphodiester phosphodiesterase, with translation MTFDESVPDRPLVYAHRGSSAAFAEHTRAAYLQAIADGADGVECDIHLTRDQHAVLLHDANLDRTSDGTGPVADRTLAELRLLDFSSWKGVRIPEKYGARSEQLLTLPELLDILRGAGRPIGLAIELKHPSPYQLKLEDRVLEVLHNEGWDPATSTVDNISVSFMSFSPDSVKHLLKKVTAAHICQLVDDIDVDEIRDELSLGTLAGAAVANVMKSAQLEGERILDDCEVGLAGPGIMYIREHARTVQRWLESGRRFRVWTVDTERDVALCQGLGVHEITTNKPARVLAQLRSGSQQAPLPS, from the coding sequence ATGACATTCGACGAGTCTGTTCCGGACCGGCCCCTGGTGTACGCCCACCGGGGCTCCAGTGCCGCCTTTGCCGAACACACCCGCGCTGCGTACCTCCAGGCCATTGCCGACGGCGCCGACGGGGTTGAGTGCGATATCCACCTCACACGCGATCAGCACGCGGTGCTGCTCCATGACGCCAACCTGGACCGCACCTCGGACGGGACCGGCCCGGTGGCGGACCGAACGCTGGCAGAGTTGCGGCTGTTGGACTTTTCGTCGTGGAAAGGCGTCCGGATTCCGGAAAAGTACGGCGCCCGCTCGGAGCAGCTGCTGACCCTGCCGGAACTCCTGGACATCCTCCGCGGCGCCGGCCGGCCCATCGGGCTGGCCATCGAACTCAAACACCCCAGTCCCTATCAGCTGAAGCTGGAGGACCGGGTGCTTGAGGTGCTCCACAATGAAGGCTGGGACCCCGCGACCTCCACCGTGGACAACATCAGTGTCTCGTTTATGAGCTTCAGCCCGGACTCGGTCAAGCATTTGCTGAAGAAGGTCACGGCCGCGCATATCTGCCAACTGGTGGACGACATCGACGTCGATGAAATCCGGGACGAACTGAGCCTGGGAACGCTGGCGGGCGCCGCCGTCGCCAACGTGATGAAGTCGGCCCAGCTTGAAGGCGAAAGAATTCTTGACGACTGCGAGGTAGGGCTCGCCGGCCCGGGGATCATGTACATCCGCGAGCACGCCCGGACCGTCCAGCGCTGGCTCGAATCCGGCCGCCGCTTCCGTGTCTGGACTGTGGACACGGAACGCGATGTGGCCCTGTGCCAGGGACTGGGCGTCCACGAGATCACCACCAACAAACCAGCCAGGGTGCTGGCCCAGCTCCGGTCGGGCAGCCAACAGGCCCCGCTGCCGTCCTGA
- a CDS encoding AzlC family ABC transporter permease, with translation MEPAGRPGPDAAVKLLASPAVRVGLSISIATGLYGISFGALSVTSGLDFWQTMALSLLLFSGGSQFAFIGVVAGGGSGIAAMSAATLLGMRNGIYGMQLNALLRPAGWRRYVAAQVTIDESTATSTGQTDPAEQRRGFWTAGIGIYVLWNLFTAIGAFAGSGLGDPKQWGLDGAAVAAFLALLWPRLKGFEPAAIAVACALATVLAVPFVPAGVPILVAALVAAVIGWFSHGRSDEGLEPDVDPYQETHRHGTTREADA, from the coding sequence ATGGAGCCTGCGGGGCGTCCCGGCCCGGACGCGGCAGTGAAGCTTCTCGCCTCGCCTGCCGTTCGGGTGGGTCTGTCCATCAGCATCGCCACCGGTCTGTACGGCATTTCCTTCGGCGCCCTGTCCGTCACGTCCGGCCTGGATTTCTGGCAGACCATGGCGCTGAGTCTCCTGCTGTTCAGCGGAGGTTCCCAGTTCGCGTTCATCGGCGTGGTGGCGGGTGGCGGTTCCGGCATCGCGGCGATGAGTGCGGCCACCCTCCTTGGCATGCGCAACGGCATCTACGGCATGCAGTTGAATGCGCTCCTGCGTCCGGCAGGGTGGCGGCGGTACGTCGCAGCACAGGTCACCATTGACGAGTCAACGGCCACCAGCACGGGTCAGACCGATCCTGCCGAGCAGCGACGCGGGTTCTGGACCGCGGGCATTGGCATCTACGTGCTCTGGAACCTCTTCACCGCGATCGGTGCCTTCGCCGGCAGCGGCCTGGGAGACCCGAAGCAGTGGGGCCTTGACGGGGCAGCGGTGGCCGCCTTCCTCGCCCTGTTGTGGCCCCGGCTCAAGGGGTTCGAACCTGCGGCGATCGCGGTGGCCTGTGCACTGGCCACCGTCCTCGCCGTGCCGTTCGTTCCAGCCGGCGTACCCATCCTCGTTGCGGCGCTGGTGGCCGCGGTGATCGGCTGGTTCAGCCATGGCCGCAGCGATGAAGGCTTGGAACCGGATGTGGATCCCTACCAGGAGACCCATAGGCACGGCACCACGAGGGAGGCAGACGCATGA
- a CDS encoding AzlD domain-containing protein encodes MNLWFWLLLACILAYAWKLMGYLVPAKLLEDPRMSRVAGTMTIGLLASLTVVNTVASGQALAADARLGALAAAAIALAFRAPFLLVVVVGAAAAGLLRLVGWN; translated from the coding sequence ATGAACCTCTGGTTCTGGCTGCTGCTGGCGTGCATCCTGGCCTATGCCTGGAAACTGATGGGCTACCTGGTCCCCGCAAAGCTCCTGGAAGACCCGCGGATGTCCCGGGTGGCCGGAACCATGACCATCGGCCTCCTTGCCTCCCTTACGGTGGTCAATACGGTGGCCTCCGGGCAGGCCCTGGCAGCTGATGCGCGGTTGGGAGCGCTCGCCGCGGCCGCCATTGCGCTGGCCTTCCGGGCGCCGTTCCTGCTGGTGGTGGTTGTGGGCGCTGCAGCCGCCGGCCTGCTGCGTTTAGTCGGATGGAACTGA
- a CDS encoding TetR/AcrR family transcriptional regulator, translating to MSIAVVRKPLRADAARNVDKIILAARQCFREHGPDVPLQTIAATAGVGPATLFRNFADKEELVLAALNRQLRETVDPVIEEAVAGMDAAAGLLRVIEAIMAAASADANLLGAVAGRRELLTGISGSLMESIGVLLVRGQGQGTLRPDISLTDMFRLLAMLIGVVDTMEPGSDAWRRPVALIEDAIRTERTGRPLPAFVPLPVSQLQGPQFH from the coding sequence ATGAGCATTGCTGTCGTCCGCAAGCCACTACGCGCAGACGCTGCCCGGAACGTGGACAAGATCATCCTGGCCGCCCGCCAGTGCTTCCGCGAGCACGGCCCGGACGTCCCCCTCCAGACCATCGCCGCGACGGCCGGAGTCGGGCCCGCCACCCTGTTCCGGAACTTCGCCGATAAGGAAGAACTTGTCCTGGCGGCCCTCAACCGGCAACTCCGGGAGACAGTGGACCCCGTCATTGAGGAGGCTGTGGCGGGCATGGACGCCGCCGCGGGACTGCTCCGGGTCATCGAGGCGATCATGGCCGCTGCCAGCGCAGACGCGAACCTCCTCGGTGCCGTGGCGGGGCGCCGCGAACTCCTTACCGGGATTTCCGGGTCGCTGATGGAATCCATTGGCGTCCTCCTGGTCCGCGGCCAGGGACAGGGCACGCTCCGCCCGGACATTTCGCTGACAGACATGTTCCGCCTGCTCGCCATGCTGATCGGGGTGGTGGACACCATGGAACCGGGGTCAGATGCCTGGCGCCGGCCCGTGGCGCTCATCGAGGATGCCATCCGCACCGAACGGACCGGGCGTCCGCTGCCCGCCTTCGTCCCGCTGCCCGTTTCGCAGCTCCAAGGCCCGCAGTTCCACTGA
- a CDS encoding MTH1187 family thiamine-binding protein, producing the protein MLLAFSVAPSGTPADGTRPGDASVHDAVAAAVKIVRDSGLPHQTDSMFTTIEGEWDEVFDVVKRATEAVGQFGSRVSLVIKADIRPGYTGELKAKVERLEKALSDGS; encoded by the coding sequence ATGTTGCTTGCATTTTCTGTTGCCCCGTCCGGTACGCCGGCCGACGGAACCCGCCCCGGTGACGCGTCAGTCCATGACGCGGTCGCGGCTGCGGTGAAAATTGTCAGGGACTCGGGCCTGCCGCATCAGACCGACTCGATGTTCACCACCATCGAGGGCGAGTGGGACGAAGTGTTCGACGTCGTCAAGCGCGCCACCGAGGCCGTGGGGCAGTTCGGCAGCCGGGTTTCGCTGGTCATCAAGGCCGATATCCGCCCCGGTTACACCGGTGAGCTCAAAGCCAAGGTGGAACGCCTCGAAAAGGCCCTTTCGGACGGTTCCTAG
- a CDS encoding O-methyltransferase has protein sequence MFEHKTRPDWVAVEEFLTATVVHPDEALQRAVSSAVEAGMPPIEVTPNAGKFLKLLVQISGARRVLEIGTLAAFSSIWMARGLPDGGKLVTCEYLPKHADIARANVAAAGLGHKVEIRVGAALDTLAALHAEGHEPFDFVFIDADKEHNTDYLDWAVRLGRPGTVVVLDNAVWEGAVLEPSIDEANAPGIINALQVMGNHPQLDATVIQTVGSKGWDGFALARVR, from the coding sequence ATGTTTGAGCACAAGACCCGGCCGGACTGGGTGGCGGTCGAAGAATTCCTCACGGCAACGGTGGTTCACCCCGACGAGGCTTTGCAGCGGGCCGTCAGCTCCGCCGTCGAGGCCGGGATGCCTCCCATCGAGGTGACGCCCAACGCCGGCAAGTTCCTCAAGCTCCTGGTGCAGATCTCGGGCGCCCGGCGGGTGCTGGAGATCGGGACGCTGGCGGCCTTTAGCAGCATCTGGATGGCGCGGGGACTGCCCGATGGCGGCAAGCTGGTGACGTGCGAATACCTCCCGAAACACGCGGACATTGCCCGGGCCAACGTGGCAGCGGCCGGGCTCGGCCACAAGGTTGAGATCCGGGTGGGCGCAGCACTGGACACCTTGGCGGCGCTGCACGCAGAGGGACACGAGCCCTTTGACTTTGTGTTCATTGACGCGGATAAGGAACACAACACCGACTACCTCGACTGGGCTGTGCGGCTGGGCCGCCCCGGAACGGTGGTGGTGCTGGACAACGCCGTGTGGGAGGGCGCGGTCCTTGAGCCGTCCATCGACGAGGCCAACGCACCTGGGATCATCAACGCACTGCAGGTGATGGGAAACCACCCGCAGCTTGATGCCACCGTCATCCAGACTGTCGGCTCCAAAGGGTGGGACGGGTTCGCCCTGGCCCGGGTCCGGTGA
- a CDS encoding DNA starvation/stationary phase protection protein: MKASPTLAGNLQLVLTDLVELHVQGKQAHWNVVGTNFRDLHLQLDEIIASARLFADQAAERMRALHALPDGRSKTVAAGTRLEELPGGLISTKDAVKLMTARLERTVKTMRDVHDEVDEEDPTSADLLHAAIERLEQLAWMVIAETMAPSVAVTEPAEK; the protein is encoded by the coding sequence ATGAAAGCGTCACCCACCCTCGCCGGTAACCTTCAGCTGGTCCTGACCGACCTCGTGGAGCTCCACGTGCAGGGCAAACAGGCTCACTGGAACGTTGTGGGCACCAACTTCCGGGACCTCCACCTGCAACTCGACGAGATCATCGCCAGTGCACGCCTTTTCGCCGACCAGGCGGCCGAACGCATGCGGGCTTTGCATGCCCTCCCTGACGGCCGCAGCAAGACCGTAGCAGCAGGCACCCGGCTGGAGGAACTTCCCGGCGGGCTGATATCAACCAAGGACGCGGTCAAGCTGATGACGGCCAGGTTGGAACGGACGGTCAAGACCATGCGGGATGTCCACGACGAGGTGGATGAAGAGGATCCCACCAGTGCGGACCTGCTTCATGCGGCCATCGAGCGGCTGGAACAGCTGGCGTGGATGGTCATCGCAGAAACCATGGCCCCCTCCGTGGCGGTCACCGAACCGGCGGAGAAGTAG
- a CDS encoding PIG-L family deacetylase — protein sequence MVTFTHSDRGTDEQDWAASGLPALAELPLGPQELGAMSFVVLAAHPDDETLGAGGLLSLLHSLGADVDVLLCTAGEGSHPDSTTVTPEQLAATRIEEFGAAMEVLGLAAHWRFLGLPDGGLKERTAEIAARLRETISRRPGQDAPSRTPQQLVIVAPYRADGHPDHEAAGLAAAQVALEDGHALLEYPIWYWLWASPEDSVWRSWARLPLAAEQQASKAAAMGAHGSQTRPLSALAGDEALLGEGFLKHFERPFETFAWHRAAPAKTAGSESGGAVAPHTSVDAQRIFDAVHANSGDPWHYTTSWYERRKRSLTLAALPREGYESGLEIGCSIGTLTEELAGRCARLVAVDASSTALKLAAERLAPFPGVTTRQLTLPGEWPEGSFDLVVVSEVGYYLAPSELDQVLGRIKSSMAPGGTLLLCHWRHPISGWELDGDSVHAAARSALRWGTAALYQERDFVLETFVAPGDSGSTDG from the coding sequence GTGGTGACGTTCACGCATTCGGACCGGGGCACGGACGAACAGGACTGGGCTGCGAGCGGGCTGCCGGCATTGGCGGAGTTGCCCCTCGGGCCGCAGGAGCTGGGTGCCATGAGCTTTGTGGTGCTCGCGGCCCATCCGGATGACGAAACCCTCGGCGCGGGCGGCCTCTTGTCGCTGCTGCATTCCCTGGGCGCCGATGTGGACGTCCTGCTCTGCACCGCCGGCGAGGGCTCGCACCCCGACTCCACCACCGTGACCCCTGAACAGCTTGCCGCCACGCGGATTGAGGAATTCGGCGCCGCGATGGAGGTCCTGGGGCTGGCCGCGCACTGGCGGTTCCTGGGGCTGCCGGATGGCGGCCTGAAGGAACGGACAGCGGAGATCGCCGCGAGGCTGAGGGAAACCATCAGCCGGCGGCCTGGCCAGGACGCGCCGTCGAGGACGCCGCAGCAGCTGGTGATCGTGGCTCCGTACCGTGCTGACGGCCATCCCGACCATGAGGCCGCCGGCCTCGCTGCCGCGCAGGTTGCGCTGGAAGACGGGCACGCCCTGCTGGAATATCCCATCTGGTACTGGTTGTGGGCCTCCCCGGAAGACTCCGTCTGGCGCTCGTGGGCGCGGCTTCCCCTCGCCGCTGAACAGCAGGCAAGCAAGGCAGCCGCCATGGGTGCCCACGGCAGCCAGACGCGTCCCTTGTCTGCCTTGGCGGGCGACGAGGCGCTGCTTGGAGAGGGCTTCCTGAAACACTTCGAGCGGCCTTTTGAAACCTTTGCCTGGCACCGTGCAGCCCCGGCAAAGACTGCGGGCAGCGAATCCGGCGGTGCCGTTGCGCCGCACACGAGCGTGGATGCGCAGCGGATCTTTGATGCGGTGCACGCGAATTCCGGGGACCCGTGGCACTACACCACCAGCTGGTATGAGCGCCGCAAGCGCAGCCTGACCCTCGCCGCCTTGCCCCGGGAAGGGTATGAGTCGGGCCTGGAAATTGGCTGTTCCATCGGAACCCTGACCGAGGAGCTGGCTGGCAGGTGTGCCAGGCTCGTGGCTGTTGACGCCAGCAGCACCGCCCTGAAACTCGCCGCCGAGCGTCTTGCACCCTTTCCCGGCGTCACCACCCGTCAGCTCACCCTGCCCGGTGAGTGGCCCGAGGGCAGCTTCGACCTGGTGGTGGTCTCCGAAGTGGGCTACTACCTTGCGCCGTCGGAACTGGATCAGGTGCTGGGACGGATCAAATCGTCCATGGCCCCGGGTGGCACGCTGCTGCTGTGCCATTGGCGGCACCCGATCTCAGGGTGGGAGCTCGACGGCGATTCGGTGCACGCGGCTGCCCGGAGCGCCCTGCGCTGGGGGACGGCAGCGCTGTACCAGGAACGGGATTTTGTGCTCGAGACTTTCGTTGCTCCCGGCGATTCCGGTTCGACCGATGGCTGA